The DNA segment GTCGTTTAAAGATGAAACCACGCAAGGATGCAGGGAAGGAGATAACCGgtgggaagccagagccaccaggggctggagcagctcagccaggcgGGCAGCGGCATTTCCAGGGAAGGCCAAGGAATGGCGTGCGGGTGCTCGGCCCACGGGGGAACCCAACCCCGGCAGGGACCGGCCGGGCCGCACCTGCCGAGCCGGCGCGGCGGCCCCCGCAGCGCCCACAGCACGTAGAAGGCGGGGCCGCCCTGCCGGGCGCTGCCCGcgggccccggcccgccccggcggcgggcgcgcAGCATGGCGTGAGCGGCCCGGGCCGCGGGGCCGCATTAAAGCACCGCATTAAAGCACCGCGCCGCACCTGGGGCGGCCCCCGCATCCCCCGGCGCGGCCCCACAGCTGAGGGcagcccggccgggcccgccctgcccgccgccggcccggtTAGCGGCAGCCCTGCCGAGCCGGGAGGAGGGCGGGGGAGTAGCGCCAGCTGCTCTGGCCTGCCGAAGCCGGACCAGCCTTGTCTCGTACTAAATCAGCCTCTGTAGAATCGCGGAATAgattaggctggaaaagacctctgagataaTTGAGAACAGCCAATGACCGAACTCCACCATGTCAACTAGACATGGGCACtacacatccagtctttccttaaacagcTCCAAGGATGGCGACTCCACCACCACCTCTTGCGgtcactctttctgtgaagaaattctttctaatgtccaacctaaacctgccctggcacagcttgagactATGTCGTCTTGTTCTGTCACTGgctacctgggagaagaggccaaaTCCCACCTGCCTACACCCTTTTCAGTAGTCCTAGAGAGTGATAAGTTCTcccttgagcctccttttctccagcctaaacaaccccagctccctcagccactcctcagagAACCTGTGCTCCAGATGTTCACTATTTCTACAGCCCAAGCCACATGACCTTTTCCAGAGAGGGATAATTTGCTGTGTGAGCTTTGCTTCTCTTACTCTGCAGTCAGGGCTCATATTGAAGGTAGGATGGGGGCAGATTCTCCTTAAAAAgtaattgtgtgtgtgtgtgtgtgtgtgtgtgtgtgtgtgttactACCGTCTCCACTGGGTAACTGATACCACCTGTACAACAATGAGTAGCTCTGCTAAGATTAAAACTGCTGTTGATAATCAAACACTACTAAAAGCAGTGACAGGACTTCAGCAGACAAAGTACAATATTCTGCCTATTCACCTGAAGCAGGGAAGAGCCACTTCCCTGGCAGAGGCAACAAAGCCTGCTGCAAGGCCTTCACAGAGCACCTCATGATCAGAGTGCTTCTGCTGCAGCCCATCCACAAAAATTACAGAAGCGGGAAGGGGAGTGGCAgagtggggtgggggtggaTGAGAAGAACTAATGTGAAATTTTGCACCACTTCCCTGCATCCCCacttttttccttagttttccTCTTGGCTGTATACCTGAGACAAGCATAAGGATGTATCATGAGTGCATCATAATACAGTAGCTGTAGCACTGTTTCTCTTTAGTGGTCTTAAAATGCAATGAAATATCTCTAACTTAGCAGAATCATCTATCCTTTGGATCAGCTTGGTTTATGATTGCTCCTGCCCATTAATTTGTTTATAAGTGCTGCAAGGGACTAGAACAGAGAATTGAACCTCTGCAGCACTTGTCAGTGCTTAAAATGAGATGGGTGAGAAAAGATTACTCCTGCTACAGGCATCATTCCTTATTATCACCAGCAAGTGCTTCTTTCAGGACATGTAAATAGAGCCTTTGTAGTATGATAAAGCTGATGGGCAAAGCAGCTGTGAAGGGCAAACACTTTTCTCTAGACAATTTAATGGGTATCTGGTAACGGAAGAGATACTTTTTAAATCCTCCAGATTGAAAGCTGAAGTAACAAAGGAGCTAGGGGATCTGTGCAAATAGAGGTGACAAGTACCAGTATGAAGAACTGAAGGGTAAAGTATTTGAACTTTATGTCCATTATATGAGATTGGCTACTTGCTTGTTCCTCTCTAATTCCTCAAACATTCAGTACAATCTCAAGAAAAATAGTCCAGCAAGTCATTTTAATAGACAAAAGATTTTCTGCCTGGAACCATGGTCATGAGCTGATAACAGAGCATTTTCCTATCCATTTGCATCAGAATCTCCTGTACATTCCAAAGTATATTTTGCGTATTTGATTCTTCTTTGCTCCTAAAACTAACTGCATTCTTGTTTTGTTGGAAGGTCTGTAGCTGAATTTTTCATATCAAGATATTCACTTGCCTTAAACAGAAGACGAAGTTCTTGGTTGCATAGTGAAAAGTTTATTTAAAGGGAGTAAATTCCAATAGATTATTACAAATCAACCACAACACATCAAATATAAACAATACAAACCAATTGTAGAAGGAATGCAAGCACACTATAAATATAGCCTTCATACGTGCCCTTCAGAAAGAGTTCAGTGACacattttgttaaaatattctCTTCTCTATTTAAAACTCACCTCGTGGTGAGAACATGGAAAGCAAACATTTGGCACCAAGAACTCAATTTTGAAATCACAGGGCATCAAAAATATTCACATCACATAGGTAAGGACTGACAAACAACCATCACAGTTCACAAGAACATAGCTCTCAAAAAGGTATGACCAGCTACAAGGTGCTCCCCATTGAAAGCATGTGCTAATGGCTTGGAGCTGTGAgtggaaagcagcaggagaacTGTTCCCAGGGCATCTTGGAGGTTGCAGGGAAGCTATCTCCAGCTATTTATCATTTCCAAACATGGCTCCTAAATGTCAAGGTCATTACTTGGCAAGGTCTCCTTAGCTCTGAATTTTGTGGCTGGCATCCTGCTTCTTGCCGAAGGAACTtgactcaccagtccagatgGGTTTAAAACAGATAACCCTCACTGATGGATCAGAAaatccttcctctctcccttcccaATAAAGGCTACATTTAATGTATGATGATTCTGAGAAAGCAACATGTAAAATCCAGAATGGAACCCAGAAAAGCCAAGGTGACTCAGATCCACCATCCACCTGGCCTAATGCACCTTCAGCTGCAACAGCACCACAGTTTTGGAATAAGTAGCCAGAGACTCTCTCCAGGCAAATGTGGACTATCCCCCCAGAACACTCTCCTCCTTGTAATATACATTTGAACTCTGCTATTTTATGTACCTTTTTTACCTTTATTTAATTGGTATTTACTGCAGATCAACTTCTTTAGATAAATGCCTTAGCACTTTGACTCCTGCTAAACTTCTGTCTTTCACAGTCTAATTAGCAATGTATTTAACACAATCGGTTCCCAGTTTTTCATTCTGCCAGTTGTGAAGTTCTCATTCATCTACATGATCTTTTCACATCCAATATTTTCCCAGATAtgagaaaaggagaaacagtttttcttttacacttgtagatatatataaaaaaaaaaactaaacaaaaaactTTGTACTTTGGTCTCTCATCCACACTCAATATGCATTAACACACACCACTCACAACTCTGATTTCAACACTCTTTTTAGAGAAAATTATGAATGGCCATAAGAAACACTTTTCTATGTCTATCTAGTGTTCCTCTGGTCCTTGGGTTTAGTGTCGGCATATCAAAAGGAGTAGTCCTCTGGTGTTCCTAGACATCTGACAGCAGCATATGAAGGCAAAGAATATATGGCACCAGGAAATTCAAATACCATTGTACTACTCATTTTACAGCAACAAGGTGGTCTATGAACAGATTAGATCTTCAGGAACAGCCTAGAGAGGCCCTCCCTGCCTGACCTTGGCAAGTACCACCCCCTACCTAAATGGGCAAGAAATAAGAAGAAATCTCTTGTGTTAATGACACCTATGGTTCTCATTTCAGACTTGCTGTTTGTTCCTAAGGCACCTTGTGATAAATCCTCTGGAGAGTGGCTTTAACAGGGGTAGTGAAACAAGAAGGAAGAGTATAAGCAGTGGGGATGAAAATGAACTAATTTAGGGATTCATTCTCTACCCTAATTCCCCACaagaacaacaaaatatttcagtagctAGACCTGTAATAAGGTTTACCTCAAATTCACCTCACCAGGTCCAGCTCCACAGTAACTGTCCCACTGCAGGCCATAGGTGGAGGTTACATGCACACACAGGTACAAGGAGATAAGCCGACAGGTAGAGCCACAAAGAAAGGCATGTGGCTGCCTTCCAGACTCAGTGTGTAGTGACTTTCCTAGCACCTGAAGTCAGGTAACTAAGCTCTTCCTCTTAACACATTTTCATCTTACCTGTTTGTGCATATTAAATGAGTCCCGAGCATAAATTTGCTACAAGCCTGTGTCTGCCACCAGTAACCTTTCCTGAGAACATGTATTACAGGCTTCCAAAGGATCTGAGTAACTGTAAGCAGTACCAGCAGTGGTCTTTGATTTAAGCGATTTTAACTCTCTGTTCTCAATAAAACACATACATTTTTAACTTCTGCTGCTACATTACAcctaaagcaaaaaaagaggaaacaatGGAAAGCTTACTACCTTCTCTGACATAAAAAATGTCCAACAGATTAGTACCATTATTGTAACTAAACACATACACAGAGTAATTTTTATACAAGTCCTTTGCTACAGGATATGTCTCTAACTGAACATGTAAATTTTATTTAGATCTAAATTATAttcaaaacaaaatggaaaacaattttGTGCTTTCACAAAGGCAAACCCAAAATGCAAAAGAAGCTTCTTCCTTAATTTAGGTTTCTGATTTCTAGAGACAATttagagggaaagaaaatatatattaaaaacctATTTGAAATCTTCCTTccatagaaacaaaaaaaaaattgctttcctgAGGATTAATTTCCCTCTCTGAAGTGCAACTGcatttaaactttatttttctttcttgaccCAAGGTCTAATTCAAAAAGTCTCTATTTAAATAGGAAGGGTTTCCATAACTGCCTAAGCCAGCTAGCAAGATTGAATACAAATCCAGGAAATATAACACACTGAAAAAATTACACATATGAAATAAGATTATTTCTTTGACAAAACTATGGATTTGATATTGAACAGGAATGGCTGCTGTTAATTACTAGCCACATAGCCAAGCTATTTGATTTATCAGAAAACTAATTAAAACTGTCTATCCTTCCAAAAAGTTGTCACTTTGATAATGAATGCTAGTTGAATACCTGAGAAACAACATACTTGTATAATATggaaatataagaaaataaacaaaaagaagaattatCCTGCACAACAGTGAAGCTTTCCTGAAGATTAAATATTCCTAAAACTATCTTGTGTTCATAAAGGATACCAGATACTTTTGGGAAACTCAAGCAGTGAAATAACACACACCAAATACTTTCAGTTCCACTGTAGTAGGCCTGTCTGTGGGCAGGCTGCATTTGCAGGCTGGGCACATCCTCTTTGCAATGACATTCCCCATTCAATACTGTTTTTGGGCTTAAGTCAATGAGACCAGGTAGATGGGCACAGTCCCAAAAGAGTGACCCAAGCCTTATTAAAGATTGGTCCACACTTCAGAAAGCAAGAACTGAACAATAGGTTTGCCATCTACAGTGCCATTTATCTTAACAAAAACCATTAACTAATGGCTTGAAAACTGGGACATACTATCTATGTCTTAGCAAGTGATCAAATCTGATTGTAAGGCAGGTTTTGTGACAAAACCACTGTATAGTTTTAAATGGAGATAACCCACTACCATGCAACAAGCTGTGCAGCTGAGGATCAGTAATTCTGGAATATCTCATGTATATACAGGTCAGAATTCCCTTCAAGATAAATAAATCCTAACTAGAAAGTGAAGTACGTGCCAAATAGCACATCATGTGTTaaccagcacacacagagaggaTTCTGCAGATCTCACAGCCAAAGACCAACAGCAATCACTGAGTGGGGCAATGCTGACGTGGTCAGACTGAAGGGTCTATTCCACCTTCTTCTGTTTAGTGCCTCTGGTGACAGTGTGCTCTCCCCTCCCACTTCTGCTTGAGCAATAGCCAGCCACCAGTGGTGGGTGGGAGGACTGTATCTGGCTTAAGCTTGACTCTGAGAAGACAGATAAGAACACAATGGTTAAAGGCCAAAAGTCTTGTTCAACAGCTTAGGGTCAGTTGGGCACAAGGAAACCCAAAATACAGGCTGTATGGAAATATGACAGTAAGTCAATCATCTTACTCTAGTGGACAGCCCAGGGCCTGTTACTCTCTCCTGCATGGCACTAGGCTGTGCCCCAGGATCTCCACTCAACTAGGGATGCTTTTTAGGGTTAACTCTTGAGGCTGAGAGATTCCTTGCTCAGAAGTTCTCACAAAGTACTTAACAGCATACAAAACTTTGAAATCTCAGCTAAGTGAGACACAGGATTGACTGTGCACATAATCCTTAAGATGTAAACTACCGGCCAAGTCTGGTACTAAGGCTGGATCCAGACACACCTAATTTCCCCTCAAAAAAGGAGTTTAAAAAATAAGGGGATCCTTTCTAACTTCATGACTCAGCAGAGGGTCTCCCTGACAGTTTTGTCTGACCCTGTCCTCTATGCAATATAGTTAAATATGCATTGCCATCATATCTTATTAAACTATTGTCACATTTactcataaaatcatagaatggtttggattggaaaaggATCTTGGATATCATTGAGTTCCAACTGCTTTCCCATGGGCAGTGACACCTTcaactagaccaggttgctgtAACTGCAGGGTTGTGTGGGAGACAGGTTACACGTGCTGGGGTGCTGTACCTGTGTTGCTGTATGTGCAGGAGATGGGTTACACCTGGATCACAGCACTGACCTGAGTGTAGGATGAGAAGAGCCTTTAGAACTTGTGGGGAGAACTGGGCATGCCCCAGTaactgctgcctgcagtgcttCAGGAGGCACAGGCATTCTGCACTCCCTGAGTACTGCAGGAGTCACACGTTGCAGCCATGCCATGATCATTTCTGAtgctccctggcacagccctgctttaCAGGCCTTGTCTGTCCATTTTGTACCGTATGTGTGTGAGCTGACTGACATGACTGATGCCTGCTATCTGATCAATGCTTCATGAATCTCTTTGTCACATTTTTAATCAGTAACTTTCATTATTCACAAACCAATACTTTAAAAGGGTAGGGGAATAAAATCCTCTAATGTATTTGCTTGTGATTTGCTTTTTTAACTCAACTATCCTTTAAAGCAGAAGCTGTCATGAAAGAATACTGTAAATTGCAGAATGTGATGAGTAACTCAGGTGGCCAGAGCTGCCGAAGTGTCTTTATAATACTGAACTGCTACTGCTGGATTTGGTTATCAGCTTTTTAAGGAATTACTTTACCATATGGGTATGAGTATTTGTGCAAAATATAATGAAACTGTTACTGTGTTTAGAGTGTTTCTAGAGGCTTCaataattcagattttattaGCAATGATAGTTTCAATAAACTTTTAATGAaatgttcatttattttataaaacagcccatgaaaaaaaaatctcatttcttaAAACCAGTTATTTAAACACTTTTTTGAGTCTAAAGGCATGTAGAGTCTGGAGATTTTTGagaatttctgaaatttctgtCTGAATGTGAATTATAGTGTGTATCAGATGGATAGACCATAATTTGTAATGATACAGacccttttccctctttcttgtAAGACCCACTGAAGCTGGAAAAGAAGTATAGTCCCATTTCCTGACAATTTGGGACAATTAATTCCAGCACTGACTTTATTTTCAGAGACTGGCTTGTCTTGTTAAAGCATTTACTAAATAAATTTGCCATTTCCCTGTTGTTGGTATCTTTTACTTCCTACATCATCtgtttgaagaaaattattaatctAATCCTCTACTGTAAGATTCTACCTGATGCAGTCTTTAGGTAATGGATTTAAGTGAAATTCCATAAACTTGGAATTTGGACAATTTGGAGTTCACAGATTGACTTAAGCTTGTACCCACTTTTACAAAAACACTTCCCTGACAAGCACTGAGTGAtgaacaaaagtattttttccaaattaacaatgtaaaaaaataattcaaggaACAACCTAGTGAAACCTCTAAGCAAAATGTaattcctattttttatttccttcaacaGTCCTGCAGAACTTCACCAATGAGTTTCAACACCACCAAGTTTCCCAGAGACTGCAGAACAGCCTAAAGAACCTTGGCATTGACCACACATGTATGTGGCTGATCTTACTGCTTTGGGACATGACCAACTTCTGTATTTTatgtgcagcttttcttctGGCATTGGCCCATAGTGTTTTCTGTGTGATCATAAATGGTTTTAAGGTGTTTTCCAGTGACTCAGTACAAAagattcatagaatcatagaatatgttGAGTTGGAAGAGGCCCATCAtgatcactgagtccagctcctgtctcaggacaccccaacaatcaGAGCAGGTGCCTGAGAGcgttgtccaaacactccttgaactctgtcaggcttggtgctgtgatcacgtccctggggagcctgttccagagCTCAACTACCATCTGGGTGAAAAACTTTTCCCTtatacccaacctaaacctcctgtgactcagcttcaggccatttccttgagtcctgtcactggtcacaagATTGAaaagatcagtgcctgccccttgCGAGGAAGTTGTAACTACAATGAGGTTTCCCTTCAGTCTCTTCTTCTCCAgcctgaacagaccaagtgacctcagccgctcctcacaTGGCTTCTCCTCCAGACTCATCACCATCCTCgtggccctcctttggatggTCTTTAATGgcttaatgtcttttttatattgtggtgcTGAAAactgccccagcactggaggtgaggctgcctCAGTGCAGttcagagcaggacaatcccctcccttgcctggctagcaatgctgtgcctgatgcaaCCCTggctgcctgggcactgcctggctcatgttcaacttcCCATCAACCAGGATCCTCTGGTCCCtttctgcactgctgctctccagcctctcattccctAATCTATACACAACACACCAACTATGAAATGTTGTAAAATTGGTGTTTTATATCAGCTACTATTATTTCTCTGTTAGAAGTGAAGTGTGTCACTCTATCAGCAATATCTAGGGACTCGATAGATGAtcaagtgggtttttttccaaaggaagaaaaaacccaaacaccttAACTAAATTTCTCAGGCCTGATTCAAGTGCTGTAGAAAGGCCACAGTATGGTTCTTCATTTTATCCATGACAGGTTAAAGGAAGGAACAGCCCTCTCCAAGCTGCTAACTGAGAGAGCATCTTGCTCTGACAGATACCAAGCCCTACTGTTCTGTCTCCCTGTGCTCGACCTGCTTGAATAAAACAGCTTTGCAGTTCCCCGCAACCCTGATGGACACACTCTCTCTTTTGAGAAAGGTGACTGTTTTCTCCCCTTCTCAGGGCCCAAAGCAGCAACAACTCTGCTCCTTGCCGACTCCTCCAGAAAGCCACTGTGCTCCAAGCAGTGCTCTTCCAATccactcctcctgctcccagcttgGGCTGCTCTGTTGTAGACTGACTGCTTCCTCTCTTACCATTTTGGCCTACTAAGTGCTCTGGAGCAGTGAATCAGTAAGCAGAGATAGCTAAAAGTAAGCTTGAATATAGAGCAAATTGTACAGCATTACAATATACCCTTAGTAGGAAATATGCAGCCCTTCTATGAGAGCAAAATCTTTGGCTTTAGCTACCCCAAATAATTCTGTCCATCATTTCCTGTCAATAGAAGGAATGGACCAAGTAGAGGTGCTTTACCTggatgatttaaaaataaaactcagaaCTTTTCTAGTATCACCATGGAAAAATCATTTTGTGTCTCTGCAAAGAGGTATCAAAATGTAAATACAGCAGTATTCTTAGAAAAGAGAACGAAgttaaaagtattaaaataaacaacagTTACAAATAAACATGTCTTAAAATTCATCTCTGATGGATTAACTTCTCCTTGTTCAACTCAGCCACTGCTTAAGCAGAAGGTGATAACTAATACCATCACTAGTCACCAAAACATGCCAAGGAACTTCCCAAAAATACCTTTGCAACAGCAATAGCAGCTGACAAACTGCATTGACAAACTGTAGCACTGCCAAGCCACTGCAGcatgggctgctgctggccagcagcACTCCCCGCCACTCGTGTGAGCGAAGGAAGCACTGACTGCTGGTGACTGTAGCGATGGTAGGTGatgagccagctgtgcttctggcTCACTGAAGCTAACAGCTGCCCTCTAGTGAAGCAGATGCAGCAGGAGAGTTGGAAAAGTTATTCACAAAATAGTAACAttattttcacttcattttgTACCAGCACAACAGATCAGAACCACAACCACCTGAATGTGACTTCTGAGCAATTGCCAGCTGTGACTTGAAGGCCCAGCCCAATGCCTGCATGGAGCAGACCTCCCAAAGTTTTAGAgaaagagcagctgcctgggaacAACCAGGCAGTCACAACTACCTTTCTCCCCTGAGACAGTGGGGAAGAAGGGTGCAGGAAGAAACCAGTTCATGTCCAAAGAAGAGCTGGCAGAATTGCGCCTGGTTCTGTCACACAGCAGTGCCCGTCAGGCAGTACCAGGGCTGGGTGGCAGCCTGCTACCCTCACCATTACCTGCCTGCCATCCTTGCCCCTCCCCTCTTCTTCAGCTAGTGTAGTAGATGTGAAAGAACAGAGTCTTGTTGCGGAGCAGAGAGTATGAGTTATCAAACTTGAGCAGGTAGATGCCCTCGCCCGGGTACTCGTGGCTGCCTGCCTGTACCTCCCGATGGCTGTTCCTGCGGTACACAGGCAGGATCTCTCCATAGCGGTTCCGCAGGTAGCTTTTGGAACCCCGTTCCACATCACCTACAGGGGACAGTCCTGAATGGGAGAGAGGAGACAAGTAAGTAGGCCAGAACCACTGCATGATACAGAAAAAGACCAACAAGATCAGAATGCCACACAGACATGCAGCTATATGGAAGGCTAACGGTGATAGCATTACCTAGAGCATCTCCTCTGACCTTTCTGCAAATAATTCCCACAAAGTCCAGCCTTCCTTATCATAAAAAAGGTCATATCAAGAATCAGTTCTCTTGAGAATACTGATTGGACAGTATTTACTAGCCCACCAGCCCAGTCTCCTCTCTTTTTTAGCTTACCTTTCAGACACCTCACTGCTTTTATACATGCAACAGCAATCCTGTGATATAGACTTGAAGCAAAGAGAGGCAGGAAAGCTCTTAGCTGTTACCTCATAGTGTCTGTGTCCTCAATTGATTTCTCCAAGAGAATTCCTCATAAAGGAACCTACCCCTGCTTAGAGGGCCTGCAAAATTCAGACACGAACCTCCCAGCTACACTGGTCACACATACACTGAAGCCACAGAACAGCCAACATTACTATGTGTTTCTCAAGTACAGTGATACAGGTAGCAAACATTTCAAATACAGTCAGAAGGAGCTACTGAtgtactggggaaaaaaaagaaaagaaaaaaaaaaccaaaacccaagaAATCCTCCCCTCCAAACAAATAACAATACAAAAcaccaaccccccccaaaaaaagcaaaaaaaaaaaaaaaaacaaaacaacaaacaaaaaaaaacccaaaaaacaaaataaaagaacccaaacaaacaaaaacaaaactgaaacaacaccccaaaacaaaatCTTCTTGCCTCCACTCACCACCAGAAATTTCTCAGTCTGAGAATCTAACAAAAACAGGTTAAAATTTCAGACTTTAACTTTATCATCTAGAAGTTGGCTGAGTgtattctgattttatttttccatgtgttCCATTTTAAGAATGCTCTTGGAGAGGACAGCCATTGACATATGCTGAAGCAGGAAAGGCCAGATGCTTTCTTATCACTCTATAACCAAGAAGCCAATAGGCTGCAGAGATAGCAAATGGGCTGACTAAACAAAGTAGATGGAAATTGTAGCATCTGACAAATACTCTTAGCAGCATGGCAACACAAATTAACCTTTATAAGATCTGCACTAACCTTCAAgttcctcatcctcctcttcatcctcctcatcaCTGGATTCACTGACCTGAACAGTAATGGCAGTGCTAGTAACTGTGGTCCAGTCAAAATAGACTCCAAACCCAATGTCGTAGTCATCCGTAGCAAACTCCCAGCAAATGCATTTCCCATCAGGATGGGTTGGCACACGCACTGTCACCACCTCGCCTCGCTTCACCACCATCCGACcattcttctcctttcccatctTGGCTTTGAATTCCTTCATCTTCTCAGTGGTCCACATGGTGGGTGCAGCCAGAGGTGGAGGTTGAGCTGAGACATGGGAAAAGTTCACAGGCTAACATGACTTTTCACTACTGACAAACTATTACCTGAAAACAGTGAAGCTATTTCTGGTAAGGGGCCTGCATTCTGGGGCCTGCAGTTTTTCCACTCACTAGCCAGGAACCCTTCtaattccagcaggaattaGAAGTATCTCCAGGACAGTCTCTGGTCTTCTAGCCAGGGCAGGCACTTAAAAAATTACCCAAACAAGAGTTATGCCTTCAGGACTCACCTTTTCTCTGCTCCCCAAGGAGGTCTGCAGTCTCTAGCTCAGCTGAAAGGATATCCACAGCACCAGTGTGGTCTGACTGAATCATGACTATATCCCCTACTCCCTGAGGTACATGGTAGTTGGTTAATCGAACAGCTTCCTGCACAAAGCACATAACAAACATTGTCACAAAGACCACCCTGGGTAAAAAGTCTCTGCCTAGATTTGAAACAACTCATTAGTAACTCAGACATCTTTAGGA comes from the Taeniopygia guttata chromosome 5, bTaeGut7.mat, whole genome shotgun sequence genome and includes:
- the TMED8 gene encoding protein TMED8: MSDALSAAAGCRSEPPGGDTAPRGPAENEDSAQRTEPTDQLVDSLESSTSQSGSQPGAYLRADSTEHSKEEIGTLRDQKVAVVEEKLPDQIQSLKKEAVRLTNYHVPQGVGDIVMIQSDHTGAVDILSAELETADLLGEQRKAQPPPLAAPTMWTTEKMKEFKAKMGKEKNGRMVVKRGEVVTVRVPTHPDGKCICWEFATDDYDIGFGVYFDWTTVTSTAITVQVSESSDEEDEEEDEELEGLSPVGDVERGSKSYLRNRYGEILPVYRRNSHREVQAGSHEYPGEGIYLLKFDNSYSLLRNKTLFFHIYYTS